Proteins from one Nitrobacteraceae bacterium AZCC 2146 genomic window:
- a CDS encoding multiple sugar transport system substrate-binding protein (product_source=KO:K02027; cath_funfam=3.40.190.10; cleavage_site_network=SignalP-noTM; cog=COG1653; ko=KO:K02027; pfam=PF13416; superfamily=53850; transmembrane_helix_parts=Inside_1_4,TMhelix_5_27,Outside_28_460) — protein MAFKGIRSLAFTTAAIGLFYAAAPAMAEDKITVWWGKGFYRSEDDALLEAIRKFEAKTGVKVELSQYAIQDMIPKTVAALDSGTPPDVAYADTYDVQAAGKWAFEGKLEDLSDILTPMKSAFAPNTIETAYLFNDQTKKKAYYGFPLKQQSMHVQIWSDLLEQSGFKVSDIPTDWKGYWSFWCDKVQPGFRKASGTRGYGIGMPMGVESTDSFQSFYTFMDAYNVKLVDDDGKLLVDDPKVKEGLIGALKDYTDPYLKGCTPPSSTTWKDPDNNVAFHNRTTVMTHNFTISIAAKWFEDSNNPALTPEQRAAGKKAYEETIITAAFPNKPDGSPIKYRSDVKTGVIFTNSKNKAQAKEFVKFLLQEENLQPYVEGALGRWFPVTIAGQKSPFWQADHHRKAVYNQFTAGTSTFDFVKNYKFTILNNENVWAKAMNRVVSEKVPVDKAVDELIARIKQVAG, from the coding sequence GTGGCATTCAAGGGCATACGTTCGCTTGCGTTCACTACCGCTGCCATCGGCCTGTTCTATGCAGCGGCGCCGGCGATGGCCGAGGACAAGATAACCGTCTGGTGGGGCAAGGGTTTTTACCGGTCCGAAGACGACGCACTGCTCGAAGCGATCAGGAAGTTCGAGGCCAAGACCGGCGTCAAGGTCGAACTCTCGCAATACGCCATTCAGGACATGATCCCGAAGACCGTGGCGGCGCTGGATTCCGGCACGCCACCGGACGTCGCCTATGCCGACACCTACGATGTGCAGGCCGCGGGCAAGTGGGCGTTCGAAGGCAAGCTCGAGGATCTCTCCGACATCCTGACGCCGATGAAATCGGCCTTCGCGCCGAATACCATCGAGACCGCCTATCTGTTCAACGACCAGACCAAGAAGAAAGCCTATTACGGCTTCCCGCTGAAGCAGCAGTCGATGCACGTCCAGATCTGGAGCGACCTGCTGGAGCAGTCCGGCTTCAAGGTGAGCGATATCCCGACCGACTGGAAGGGCTATTGGTCGTTCTGGTGCGACAAGGTGCAGCCGGGCTTTCGCAAGGCCAGCGGCACCCGCGGCTACGGCATCGGCATGCCGATGGGCGTGGAATCCACCGACTCTTTCCAGTCGTTCTACACCTTCATGGACGCCTATAACGTCAAGCTGGTCGACGACGACGGCAAGCTCCTGGTCGACGATCCCAAGGTCAAGGAAGGGCTGATCGGTGCGCTGAAAGATTACACCGACCCCTACCTCAAGGGCTGCACGCCGCCGTCTTCCACCACCTGGAAAGACCCGGACAACAACGTCGCCTTCCATAACCGCACCACGGTGATGACCCACAATTTCACCATCTCGATTGCGGCGAAATGGTTCGAGGATTCCAATAATCCGGCGCTGACGCCGGAGCAGCGCGCTGCCGGCAAGAAGGCCTATGAAGAGACCATCATCACCGCGGCCTTCCCCAACAAGCCGGACGGATCGCCGATCAAGTATCGCTCCGACGTGAAAACCGGCGTGATCTTCACCAACTCGAAGAACAAGGCGCAGGCCAAGGAATTCGTCAAATTCCTGCTGCAGGAGGAAAACCTCCAGCCCTATGTCGAAGGCGCGCTCGGCCGCTGGTTCCCGGTCACCATCGCCGGACAGAAGAGCCCGTTCTGGCAGGCTGACCACCATCGCAAGGCGGTCTACAACCAGTTCACGGCGGGCACCTCGACCTTCGACTTCGTCAAGAACTACAAGTTCACGATTCTGAACAATGAGAACGTCTGGGCCAAGGCAATGAATCGGGTCGTGAGCGAGAAGGTCCCGGTGGACAAGGCCGTGGATGAGTTGATCGCCCGCATCAAGCAGGTCGCGGGCTGA
- a CDS encoding 3-oxoacyl-[acyl-carrier protein] reductase (product_source=KO:K00059; cath_funfam=3.40.50.720; cog=COG1028; ko=KO:K00059; pfam=PF13561; superfamily=51735), translated as MSKRFEGKVALVTGASKGIGAEIARRLAAEGAAVAVNYSASKAGADRVVAEITGKGGKAVAVHGNLTDSKNVQSVVADTVKALGPIDVLVNNAGIYEFAPLDGITAEHFHKHFDLNVLGLLLVSQEAARHFNPNGGSIVNISSGVSTIAPPNASVYTATKAPVDAITVSLSKELAPRKIRVNAVNPGMIATEGVVSAGLHEGEMRTWIESVTPLARIGTVEEIAAAVAFFASDEASYITGETLHVTGGFR; from the coding sequence ATGTCCAAGAGATTTGAAGGTAAAGTCGCACTCGTCACCGGCGCGTCCAAAGGAATCGGCGCCGAGATCGCCCGCCGCCTGGCCGCAGAAGGCGCCGCGGTCGCCGTCAATTACAGCGCCAGCAAAGCCGGCGCTGACCGCGTGGTCGCCGAGATCACCGGCAAGGGCGGCAAGGCCGTCGCGGTGCACGGTAATCTGACTGACAGCAAGAATGTCCAAAGCGTGGTTGCCGACACGGTCAAGGCGCTCGGCCCGATCGATGTCCTCGTTAACAATGCCGGCATCTATGAGTTCGCGCCGTTGGACGGCATTACGGCCGAACACTTCCACAAGCATTTCGATCTCAATGTTCTCGGTTTGCTGCTGGTGTCGCAGGAAGCCGCGCGGCATTTCAATCCGAACGGCGGCAGCATCGTCAACATCAGTTCCGGTGTCTCGACGATCGCGCCGCCGAATGCTTCCGTCTACACCGCGACCAAAGCCCCCGTCGATGCGATCACCGTGTCGCTGTCAAAGGAACTGGCGCCGCGCAAGATCCGCGTCAATGCCGTCAACCCCGGCATGATCGCCACCGAAGGCGTCGTCTCGGCCGGCCTGCACGAAGGCGAGATGCGTACCTGGATCGAATCCGTCACGCCGCTTGCCCGCATCGGCACCGTGGAGGAAATCGCCGCCGCCGTCGCGTTCTTCGCCTCCGATGAAGCATCCTACATCACCGGCGAGACGCTGCACGTCACCGGCGGATTCAGGTAA
- a CDS encoding DNA-binding transcriptional ArsR family regulator (product_source=COG0640; cath_funfam=1.10.10.10; cog=COG0640; pfam=PF12840; smart=SM00418; superfamily=46785): MNQFKARTIFFGWFSSFIPSKDDITLAGVLSALADPMRLRIVKSLLGCNSCMSCTEATPLPGMAKSTLSHHFRVLREAGLIQTSKRGVEHRNVVREDDINTRFPKLLETVLGFGD; encoded by the coding sequence TTGAACCAGTTCAAGGCCCGTACTATATTTTTTGGATGGTTCAGTTCGTTCATTCCATCGAAAGACGACATCACGCTGGCGGGCGTGCTCAGCGCCCTGGCCGATCCGATGCGGCTGCGCATTGTCAAAAGCCTGCTTGGCTGCAACAGCTGCATGTCGTGCACCGAGGCCACCCCGCTTCCGGGGATGGCGAAGTCGACATTGTCGCACCATTTCCGCGTCTTGCGGGAGGCGGGCCTGATTCAGACGTCGAAAAGGGGCGTCGAGCACCGCAATGTCGTCCGTGAAGACGACATCAATACCCGGTTCCCCAAACTGCTGGAGACGGTTCTGGGCTTCGGCGACTGA
- a CDS encoding CysZ protein (product_source=KO:K06203; cog=COG2981; ko=KO:K06203; pfam=PF07264; transmembrane_helix_parts=Inside_1_19,TMhelix_20_42,Outside_43_51,TMhelix_52_74,Inside_75_78,TMhelix_79_101,Outside_102_133,TMhelix_134_168,Inside_169_195,TMhelix_196_218,Outside_219_250) — protein sequence MLDAAVKALSQILSPPMRSILWKSIGLALVLIVVLAIGLQRLLSWFATSGEVWAEAMLGPGFHTALDILAWVLSIAAGLGVVLGAVFLMPAITSLVASVFVDDVADIVEREHYPAERVGTALPFGLAMTEGVKTALLTILVYLIALPFVFLAGAGFIAFFIATAWLLGREYFELAAMRFRTPAEAKAMRKQHGMTIFTAGLVIAAFVSIPIVNLATPLFGMAFMVHMHKRLSGPRPELIEPARRERMPAA from the coding sequence ATGCTCGACGCCGCCGTGAAGGCGCTTTCGCAGATCCTGTCGCCGCCAATGCGCAGCATCCTGTGGAAGTCGATTGGCCTTGCGCTGGTGCTGATCGTGGTGCTGGCGATCGGGCTTCAGCGGCTGCTGAGCTGGTTCGCCACCTCGGGCGAAGTCTGGGCCGAGGCCATGCTGGGACCGGGCTTTCATACCGCGCTGGATATTCTGGCCTGGGTGCTGTCGATCGCCGCCGGCCTCGGCGTGGTGTTGGGTGCGGTTTTCCTGATGCCGGCGATCACCTCGCTGGTCGCCAGCGTCTTTGTCGACGACGTCGCCGACATCGTCGAGCGCGAGCACTATCCCGCCGAGCGCGTCGGCACCGCGCTGCCGTTCGGGCTTGCGATGACCGAAGGCGTCAAGACCGCGCTGTTGACCATCCTGGTCTATCTGATCGCGCTGCCGTTCGTGTTCCTCGCCGGCGCCGGCTTCATCGCATTCTTCATCGCGACCGCGTGGCTGCTCGGCCGGGAATATTTTGAACTCGCCGCCATGCGGTTTCGCACCCCCGCCGAAGCCAAGGCAATGCGCAAGCAGCATGGCATGACGATCTTCACCGCGGGCCTGGTGATTGCCGCCTTCGTCTCGATTCCGATCGTCAATCTGGCCACGCCGTTGTTCGGCATGGCCTTCATGGTCCACATGCACAAGCGCCTCAGTGGCCCGCGTCCGGAGCTGATCGAGCCGGCGAGGCGGGAGAGGATGCCGGCGGCGTAG
- a CDS encoding hypothetical protein (product_source=Hypo-rule applied; cleavage_site_network=SignalP-noTM; pfam=PF11769) → MGKIAWFAVAGIAMLALPGCASAPMTRGESLASYDNMAPSDGALTKSLIRVSRDDILAAKSIRIVPTTFPEVAAAAIPVKQRILVANAVDRSLCAGLSDRFEVVGTGAPADLTVHAVITHADATDEVAAGTSKVVSIIPAALSLGVPVPVPRIPIGLGSLTLEAEAIDRAGRQQAAMIWARGADSFTSAPRVSTSGDAYELGTTFGGDFSRLLVTGSTPFGKLPELPSLEKIGSSLGGKPKYVACSAFGKAPGLAGMVAGRVGAPPEWTDDGAAATPPVSSSAPGATPPASSPASPARSAPDAGH, encoded by the coding sequence ATGGGAAAGATCGCGTGGTTCGCTGTCGCGGGGATCGCCATGCTGGCATTGCCGGGTTGCGCGAGCGCGCCGATGACCCGCGGCGAGTCGCTCGCTTCGTATGACAACATGGCGCCATCCGATGGCGCGCTGACGAAATCACTCATCCGCGTCAGCCGCGACGACATTCTTGCGGCCAAATCGATACGGATCGTGCCGACAACGTTCCCGGAAGTAGCCGCTGCGGCGATTCCCGTGAAGCAGCGCATTCTGGTCGCCAATGCGGTCGATCGGTCGCTGTGCGCCGGACTGAGCGACCGGTTCGAGGTCGTGGGCACCGGCGCGCCGGCGGATTTGACGGTTCACGCCGTCATCACCCATGCCGATGCAACAGACGAAGTGGCCGCGGGCACATCGAAAGTCGTTTCGATCATCCCGGCGGCCCTCAGCCTTGGCGTACCAGTCCCGGTGCCGCGCATTCCGATCGGACTGGGCAGCCTGACACTCGAGGCAGAGGCGATCGACAGGGCCGGCAGGCAGCAAGCCGCCATGATCTGGGCGCGCGGCGCCGACTCGTTCACGAGCGCGCCGAGGGTTTCGACATCGGGCGATGCCTATGAGCTTGGAACGACGTTCGGCGGCGACTTCAGCCGATTGCTGGTGACCGGCAGCACGCCATTCGGGAAGCTGCCGGAATTGCCGTCGCTGGAAAAGATCGGATCCTCGCTCGGCGGAAAGCCGAAATACGTTGCCTGCTCCGCCTTCGGCAAGGCGCCGGGTCTGGCCGGCATGGTCGCAGGTCGCGTCGGGGCGCCGCCGGAATGGACCGACGACGGAGCTGCGGCGACGCCCCCCGTGAGCAGCAGCGCCCCGGGCGCTACGCCGCCGGCATCCTCTCCCGCCTCGCCGGCTCGATCAGCTCCGGACGCGGGCCACTGA
- a CDS encoding two-component system OmpR family response regulator (product_source=KO:K02483; cath_funfam=1.10.10.10,3.40.50.2300; cog=COG0745; ko=KO:K02483; pfam=PF00072,PF00486; superfamily=46894,52172), translating into MLTDILRESGFEPCFVSSAIEMDAVLKQRNVDLVILDIMLPDEDGLSICRRLRANSSIPIIMVTARGEDMDRILGLELGADDYVAKPFNSRELVARIRTILRRADSAPGTARQRERQLRFAGWQIDPASRELHDPEGVRIALTSVEFDLLLAFCRHPGQILTREQLIELTHGRLAGPIERSIDVHISRIRQKIEADPRDPNFIKTVRLGGYVFTPNVEQA; encoded by the coding sequence ATGCTGACCGATATACTGCGAGAGAGCGGCTTTGAACCCTGCTTCGTCAGCTCTGCAATAGAGATGGATGCGGTGCTCAAGCAGCGCAACGTCGACCTCGTCATCCTCGACATCATGCTGCCGGACGAGGACGGCCTTAGCATCTGCCGCAGGCTCCGCGCGAATTCCTCGATCCCCATCATTATGGTCACCGCGCGGGGCGAGGATATGGACCGTATTCTCGGGTTGGAGCTCGGCGCCGATGATTATGTTGCAAAACCCTTCAATTCACGCGAGCTCGTCGCCCGCATCCGGACCATCCTGCGCCGCGCCGACAGCGCGCCGGGAACGGCACGACAGCGTGAGCGGCAGCTCCGCTTCGCCGGCTGGCAGATCGATCCCGCCTCGCGCGAGCTTCATGATCCCGAAGGCGTCAGGATCGCGTTGACCAGCGTCGAATTCGATTTGCTGCTGGCGTTCTGCCGCCATCCCGGACAGATCCTGACACGAGAGCAACTGATCGAACTAACGCACGGCCGGCTCGCAGGCCCGATCGAGCGCAGCATCGACGTCCATATCAGCCGCATCCGGCAGAAGATCGAGGCCGATCCCCGCGATCCCAACTTCATCAAGACGGTGCGTCTGGGCGGATATGTCTTTACGCCCAATGTGGAGCAGGCATGA